A stretch of DNA from Vicingus serpentipes:
GAACTTTGTTTTATGGGGAGCTTTTCATGGGTTTTTCTTAATATTAGATCGTTTATTTTTATTAAAAGTGTACAGCGTTATTGGTAAGTATCCAAGTATCTTAATTACATTTATAATTACAATAGTTGGATGGGTGTTGTTTAGGGTGGAGTCCTTAAGCCAAGCGGGATTTTATATAAAAAAGATGTTTGCTTTTGATTTTAGATCTATTGACCATTATTTAGACCAACAATTTTGGACGATATTAGTTGTTGCAATAATTTTTGCTTTTATTACTGTTTCTAAGCTAGGTTTAAAACTAGAGCAGAAAACTTTTTTTGCTGAGAGCTATACAAATAAAGGTTATGTTTTCGGAACCTTCTTGTTTTTAATTTTATTTGTTTTAAGTTTAAGCACAATAACTTCGTCTGGCTTTAATCCATTTATTTATTTTAGATTTTGATGAATGAAAAAATTATTGTTAGGGTTAGTATTTTTTCTTTTATTTATACCGTTAATTCAATGGAATATACAATTATTTGAAGAGGAACCTTTGGGTGGTGAATATACTGTTGCCGAAGAACCAGAACTAAATTGGAATAATTGGTTGACGGGTAGTTATCAAGAACAATTCTCTAGTTTTTTTAATGATACTATAGGATTTAAAAAAACCTTGGTAAGAACATATAATCAATATTGTTTTTCCCTTTTTAATAAAGCAAATTCTGTTAACACGATTATAGGAAAAGATAAAGTCTTGTTTCAAGAAAATGTAATTGAGTCTTATTTGGGTAAGAATTTTGCAGGAGAAGATAAGCTAAACAAAATAGTTGACGACTTTAAGTCTGCTCAAATAGATTTAGAAAAGCGAGGAATTCTTTTAGTTGCTGTTATTGCACCAGGTAAAGCTTCGTTTTTAAAAGAATATATACCAACTAGGTTTGCCTTATCACAAAAGAAAACTAACAATTATGACTACCTAACAAAGAGGCTGATAGAAAAGGATGCAAATATTGTTGATTTAAGTGAGTTATTAAGAAATACTAAAACCGAATATCCGTTATTTCCTAAAAACGGAATGCATTGGTCTGGCTATAGTACGATTTTAACATTTAACTCTTTAACTCGATTTATCGAAGAAAAAACAAAAAAGAATTTAAGAGGCTACATACAAAAACCAGGTGTTTTAACAAAAGATAGTTTGAGGTACACAGATAATGATATTGCAAAAGCAATGAACACTCTTTGGTTGCCAGAAAATTTTTTAATGAATTATCCGGTTGTAGAGTTTGAGGAAGATAAATATTATAAGCCAAATGTGTTAATTATAGGAGATAGTTATTCTCAAAGCTTTTATGGTTTTTACCCTTTTTATGAAAACGTTTTCAACTCTGAGTCTAGTTTTTGGTACTATAATAGAATCGAACTTTGGCCTTACGAATCGGGTAAAGAAACAAACGTTCATAAACTAGATAAAAAAGAAGAAATATTATCTAGAAATGTTATACTATTGATGGCTACAGAAGACAATTTGCATCGTTTTGGCTTTGGTTTCCTTGAGGATTATAAATATATTTTAGAAGGGGTAGAAAGCCCTAAAGATAAAGAAGTAAAAAGGCTGGAAGAAAGCATAAGAAATAACCCAGAATGGATGAAATTTATTTATATTCAAGCGAAAGAAAGAAACCAAACAGTTGATCAAACAGTTAGAGCAAACGCTATTCATCTATTCAACAATAAGAAGTAAAAATTTTATTTATGAGCATATTAAAAAAATCGTTTAATTTTTTGATTGTTCTATTATTAGCCATTGTGTTTTGTTTTTATTCTCTATCGCTTGGCGAGAGTATATTAGACCCAGGAGACGGGTTAAAACATTTCTTAATTGCAAAACATTCATGGGATTATCCTGCTCTTTTTTTTGACCATTGGGGCAAACCCCTTTTTACGTTGTTAAGCTCACCTTTTGCTCAATTTGGGTTTAAAGGTATGCTGTTTTTTAATACACTTCTTTTTGTGGTAACCAGTTTTTTTTTATTAAAAATTGCCAAATTATTTTCTTTGAAAAATGGTTGGTTAGCTATTTTGTTTTGTTTTTCTATTCCCATTTATTTTGGTGTTGTTGTTTCTGGTTTAACAGAAATATTGTTAGCAACACTTATTGTAGCAGCTTTATATTACTTTTTAAAAGAAAATTATTTTACAGGGTGTATAATCCTTTCTTTTTCTTATTTCTCTAGGCCAGAAAGCTTATTTGTAATAATGAGTTTTGTTCTGTATTTATTGGTAATTAAAAAGTATAAGTACATTCCAATTATTGGTTTATCAATTATAATTTATAGCATAGCAGGGTCTTTTACTCACGATGATTTCTTTTGGGTTTTTACAAAAAGACCTTATTCCTCAACAGGAACTTACGGATCAGGGGAGTTGTTTCATTTTGTTGGAAGCTATAAAGATACCTTTGGGAAATATATATCCTTTTCTTTTTTAGTTGGGATTTCTGTAATATCTTATAATTTTATTAAAACAAAACTAACTCCCTCAAATTTACAATGGAATTTGCTTGTTGTATTCCCTGTATTTTTAGTTGTTGGTGCTCACTCAATATTGTGGTGGAAAGGGATGCAGGGTTCTGCAGGATTGTTAAGAATTTTAGCTACAATAGCTCCTTTAGTTGCTTTAGTTGCGGTTTTTGCTTTAAATAAAATAGAATCTTTATTACCAATCAAAACTCTATCTAAGCCTTTTTCTTTTCTATTATTAATAGTTGGCTCATATACAGCTTATTTAACAGTTCAAAACCATTTTGTTGATGACAGAATGATTAGTTCGGAAAAAGTGCTGTTAGAAGCTGCGGAATGGTATAAAAACGAACATAAAGGTGTGAAGATTTACTATATGCCTCCATATTTTGCTTATCAAGCAGGTATTGATCCTTTTGGAAAAGATACAAATATGGAAATGTTTAAAATGTTTAAGGACAAAAAAAACCCGTCAAATAATGTTGAGTTTGGTGAATTAATTTTGTGGGATGGACAATTTTCTGAAATTGAAGGAAAAATTTCATTGACAACAATGTATAACGATCCAAGCTTAAGTCATGTTAAAACTTTTAAACCAGAAAAATCCTTCAAAGTTTACGGAATTAATTATGAGGTTCAGGTGTTTAAGAAGGTAAAAAACAAACTACAACAGGAAGTAAACAAGATTATAGAAAGAATAAAAAACAACAAAGAATGGTTTGACAAAGTCAAAGTAGAAGCTGAAAATAGGGGTGTATCGATTGAAGAAATGTTAAAACGATCAGCAATACATGTTATAAAAAACAGAAAGTAATTAATGAAAAAGAATAAAAAAAACACAAGGTTTTCCAAGGTATTATTTTTTTTAATTATATGCTTTTTGTTTCTTCCATTATTTCAAAAAACAACAACTTATTTTCGAGAAATAGAGATTAAAGGTGTTTATAGTTTAGCATCAAAACCTGTAAAAACTATAGAAACATGGTTTTCTGGAGAATACCAATCAAGTTATGAAAAATATTATACCGACCACATTGGTTTTAGGGGTTTTTTTATTAAACTATACAATCAAATTGACTTTTCTTTGTTTGATAAACTAAACGCTAACAGCTTAGTTCTTGGACTAGATGGTTATACATATGGACAGGGTTATATTGAAAATACTATTTCTGGTAAGGATTTTATCGGAGAAGCTCGTATTGACAGTATTTTAACAAAAGTAAAAGAAACTCAAATTAAGCTTAAAAACGAATTGAACATTGATTTAATAACAGTTTATGCTCCAAGCAAAGAGTTTGTAATTCCTCAATTTATTCCGAAAAGATATTCAAATAATAAAATAGGGCAAACTAATACTGAATGTTTTATCAAAAAATCAAAAAGAATAGGATTAAACTTTGTTGATTTAAATGAATTTCTAATAAATTTTAATGATACGAGTTATTACCCAGCTTACTATAAACAAGGGGAGCATTGGTCATATTACAGCATGATTAAATCGGGAATATATTTGGTTGACTATATCGAAAAAATTAGAAAAATTGACATGCCAGATATTAATATTGTTGGCTTAGAAAATTCTGATACCGCAAGATATTTTGATAATGACCAAGGTGATGCAATGAATTTATTATTTGACTTAAAACAAGACAGAATAGTTTATCCCATTTTAAGTTTTAATGAATCGAATAAAATAAAACCAAAAGTATTAGCAATTGCCGATTGTTATTATTTACATATTTTTAGATCACCAATAGCTGATAATTGTTTTAAAAATGGAGGCGATTTTTGGTTTTATAATAGACAACTTTCCTCAAAAAAATATGGTGATGAACAAGATATTTCTGTTGTAAATAAGCATCAAGAAATAATTAAACAAGATGTTATTATTCATATGATTACAAATCAAAATTTAAAAGATTTTGGTTTTGGCTTTTTTGATGAAATAGATAATTTATTAGAGGAATCAAAATATAAAGATTTTATTAATAAAAAAGAAGGTCTAAATAAGGAGTTTGAAGAGGAGTTGGCTAGGGTAGTTTCAAGAATAAAGAAAAACAAAGAATGGTTTGACAATGTTAAAAAAGAAGCAAAAAGTAGAAAAATTTCTATTGAAGATATGTTGGAAAGGTCTGCTAAACATGTTATAAAAAGTAGGAGCTAACAAAACAATCTACCCTTAATTTTTTTTTATACTTAAGCACATTTTTTTTAACTCTAATGGAGTATTTTTTGTTACAGTTAGCGAACAGGTAAAAATGTAATCTTTGCTTAATGATGTAACCTCTTCTGAAAAGTTTAAATTGTTCCAGATATTAGGTTTGTAGTTTTTCATTGTTAATATTTTTTCGTATTTTATTTCGTTTCGCTTGTTTGTTATTTGAACTCTTATTTCAAAAGACGATTCTATTTTTTGATTAAAATTAAGGTCCAGAAAATAATCTAATGACGAATCTATATTTACTTCAAATAAAGAACATCTATATGATATCGTTAGTCCAGAATCTCCTGGAACTGTATGGTAATCGTTTTCTAAGTCTGTTTTTTTTACTGCGTCAGTTTTATTCCATTCTAAAATTAGGTTTGCTTTTGAAGCTTCCCCAAATTTAGCACAAGGAATATTTATGGGTTTTGTAAAATTTGTTTGAATTTGCTTTATAAATAGGCAATTTAAATCATTGTAATTAAATGTGTTTCTGTTTGAGTTTTGGAAATAAATTTTAACAACATCTTCATCAGTAATATAGGAGGGTAATTTTATGAAAATAGGACCATTTTTTAATTTTTCAGTGGAGGTTGTTTTATAGAAAAATGAAGCACCAGTTTTGTTTTTAATATTTATTGAAATATAAAGAGGAGTGTTTTCTTGTTTAATTATGTTCGCTTTTATTACTATGAACTCTCCTCCTTTTAGACCCAAATCTTCAACTTTTTTATATAAAATATTTTCAAATAAACCGTTAACTTTTTCTTTATCCTTTTTTGGTATTGATAAAAAAACTAGAGAATCTTCTATGATAATGTTTTGCGTACTCTTATAAAGTGAAAAATTATACGCAGTATCTATAAGCATGTGATTATTAAAAAAATCAGGCTTTATTTCATAAATTTTTGACAATAAACTGTCATGTATAACTACATCATTATATATCTGATCAAGGTTTGTTTCAGTAATAGAATAATATTGAATGTAGTTATTTTTCTGGGTTAAATTAGAAAAGCAAGCAATAGTGTCGGTTGGCGTGATTCCAATTTTTTTAAAAAAACTGTCGAGATTGTTGCTTTCAGGAGAGCTTGCAAAGCATGATGTAGTTATTAATAAGCAAAATAAAAACCTCATAAGCATTAATTCTTACTCATTTTTTTAGCTTCTAGAGTTACTAATTCACTTTCTGAAACACCTCTTTCTTTCGCTTTTTTACGAATTTCATTCATCCAGGTTGGTTTGTTAATTATTTGAACCTCGAAATAGAGAGGAGACTTGTTTTTTTTGTCTAAAATTTCTATATCTAGAAATAATAATCTTTTGTTAATCCAACTTTTTAAATAATCAATTTCGTCTTCATATGTTTTGCCCAAATAGTGGTTGGGCCAAAAGTCTTTACTATTTAAAACGGTCCATTTTTTAAAGTTGTTTTGAGCTGGGGTTTTACAAATGTTATAAAAAGAATCTATTTTGGCATGAATATATTCATTGCTCAATGTAGTTTTTCTTAGTTGAAAGTAGCGATTTTTTAAAGCGTCGTTAAATGTGTTGTTTGCCATTAGTTTTTCCCACCAAAAAGGCACATAGCTAGCCGAATTGTAAACAAAACTTTCAGGATTAAAGCCATCATTATAATTGGTTAGTCCGTAAGCAAAATTATAATCCCAAATAGGACCCATATAAAATATAGGTGTTTTTGCATTTATATCAGGATTGTAGATATATGTACTAAGCCTATAAGCATCTATGTTTTTAGTAAACTCAGAAATAATAAAGTGGTCTACAAAAGAATTTATATCTACATTGGTTAGCATATCCTCGCTTTCTTGATATAAATTCTTTTCGAAAATATTAAATTGACGTTTTATTAATTCTTGTGTTGAGCTATCTGTTTTTTTTGTTTTAGGACATTCCAACGTGTAATATAAAGGAAGATGAGAAGTGTCGTTAGATGAAGGGAAAATAGCACTCCATTTATTCCTGTCAACCTCTAATAAATAGCCTCCCGATGTAATACCGTTATTTTCTATTTTAAGTTCAGGAATATTTAAGTGATTAGGACCAATATTAATTTTTTCGGTAAGCACATAAACACCTTGGTAGTTGTCATTTATAATTAACTCAATAAAAGCAGTTTTAACTGAATAATGCCCCATATCATTATATAAGCTATAGGTTAAAGCATTTCTAATTAAAGATTTGTCGGCATATGGTCCATATAAGACCCATTTTTTAGCTGCTGGTAAACCTAATAATGGTGTTGCTCTTGGTATACCATCATCAAGAACTGAAAACCCATAAGATTTTTTAGCAAAGTTTTGCGAACTAAACCCTCTACGTTCAATTTTTATTTGATAGGAAATAGGCTCGTCAGTTATTTTGTTTTCGTTTTTGTTATCAAAAACATTTAATAGAGATTCAATTTTTGGCTCATCAGGAATAGCCTTATTATTTGTGTTTATTTTAAAAACAGGCAGGGTTGAACTTGAAAAAATTGATGAAGAATTTTCTCTAAAATGATTTATATTTTCTTCTTCAGGCAGTAATTTTTCTTCTAAAAAAGAGATGCTTATTTTACTAGGAGAAAAATGTTTTAAATCATTAACATTTTCCACCAATAATATTATTGTGTTTTCTCCATTTCTTAAAAAGGTAGAAACTTTTTCTAAGTTAATAAATCGTTTAGCTCTAGACCAATTTTCATAAATTTTTAACGTGTTTTTTGACCCAGTCAAAAGGTCTGTTTCAGAGGTTATTAAGTGTCTGCTTGCTTTATAGGATAGATTATTGTTTAAGTATAATGAAATAGAATATTTGTTATTATATTCTAATAGAATATGCTTTATGGACGAGATGTTTTCAACTGATAAATTGGTTTTAAAAAGGATGTTTTTGTTGTTTTTACTTTCATCTAGCTCAATTTCTTCAATAGAACTTGGATTAACCCAGCTTATTTTAGATAAAAAGTCGGGAGTGTTTTTTAAAGCAGAATCAACTATTGCGTAAGACCATAATTTATCTTTAGAAACTGCGTAAATCCAAACATCTTTGTAAGCGAACTGAGCAGCAATAGTTAATGCTAGTGCTAAAAATATAACAATATAGACTAATTTTTTTAGCATTTACTCAACAATAATGCTCCAGTTTTTTTGAGATTTATCGTTTATTCTATTTGATTTTATTGTTACACCTTTAGCCTCGTCAATTTCAGATATCGCGCGATAAGTGTGTTGATCTAAAACAAATCCATTTGAGTTTATAAGTGTAACCGAAGTCTCGTTGGGTGTTAGTTTAGGGAGTTCATCAATAATATTAAATGCCTTAGGATAGATGTTAGAAAACTCAATAAAATTGTTAACAAGATAAACAGACGCTAATCGAGGTAAAATTGTGCCGATAGGAAACCTGAATTTTTTCTCTCCTTTTTCAGTTTTTATAATAATCGTATAGCCTGTTAAATTAACATCAATATTGTAATTGTTTTGTAATTCTATCCAATCACCACTGTTTTTATCTTTAGAAGATTTAATATGAATATTAACTAAGCTAATTGCAGTTGTTTTACTTGAAAAAGCACCAATATCATTTTTGTTTTCTTGAAGGTGATAGTCAAAATTAAGGGTGTCTAAAAAAATAGGCTTCTTATTTATTGCATCACCCCCTATGTTTTTAGGGTAAGACAAAGAATTCGTCCTCTCTAATGTTGACCATTCATCAGCCCAAGCATACATCTCAGAGCAATTATAAAATAAATTATTTTCAGCTTTTATTGCACCGCCCAACTTATAGTCGCTTCTTTTTCTATAAGCGTATAACCCTTTTCTGTTGTTAATCATAGTGTTGTTCTTAACTAAAGCAAAAGAGCTGTCCTTAACAGAAACACATGTTTTGTTATTAATAAACAAGTTATTTTTAACTACAACTCCATTTTTAGAAGGTCCGTACTGCTCTGTGCCTATAGAAACACCTTTGTCGGAATTATTGATTAAGATGTTATTTTCTATAATTACATTGTTACAGGCGTTTAAATCAATAGCATCATCTGGTGAATTTCTTACTAAGTTGTTTCTAATAATTCCTTTGTCTGTCTGAATGTATTCAATAGCATCAGGCATATTGTTAAAGGATGAATTTTCAGTAGTTGCGTCAACAAAATAAACAACCATTCCTTCTCCTGTCCCATTCCCCTCAAAGGTTGAATTTAAAACATTTAATTTTCCTTTTAGTCCCCAAATCAATGCAGATCTTTTTTCACCTTCAACTAAATTTTTATTATTTATAGTTATAGAAGAGCTGTCTAATGTAACTTCTGTTTCTTTAAAGTTTATTATTCCATCTTTTAAGTGCACATGTTTAA
This window harbors:
- a CDS encoding alginate O-acetyltransferase AlgX-related protein: MKKLLLGLVFFLLFIPLIQWNIQLFEEEPLGGEYTVAEEPELNWNNWLTGSYQEQFSSFFNDTIGFKKTLVRTYNQYCFSLFNKANSVNTIIGKDKVLFQENVIESYLGKNFAGEDKLNKIVDDFKSAQIDLEKRGILLVAVIAPGKASFLKEYIPTRFALSQKKTNNYDYLTKRLIEKDANIVDLSELLRNTKTEYPLFPKNGMHWSGYSTILTFNSLTRFIEEKTKKNLRGYIQKPGVLTKDSLRYTDNDIAKAMNTLWLPENFLMNYPVVEFEEDKYYKPNVLIIGDSYSQSFYGFYPFYENVFNSESSFWYYNRIELWPYESGKETNVHKLDKKEEILSRNVILLMATEDNLHRFGFGFLEDYKYILEGVESPKDKEVKRLEESIRNNPEWMKFIYIQAKERNQTVDQTVRANAIHLFNNKK
- a CDS encoding ArnT family glycosyltransferase, whose product is MSILKKSFNFLIVLLLAIVFCFYSLSLGESILDPGDGLKHFLIAKHSWDYPALFFDHWGKPLFTLLSSPFAQFGFKGMLFFNTLLFVVTSFFLLKIAKLFSLKNGWLAILFCFSIPIYFGVVVSGLTEILLATLIVAALYYFLKENYFTGCIILSFSYFSRPESLFVIMSFVLYLLVIKKYKYIPIIGLSIIIYSIAGSFTHDDFFWVFTKRPYSSTGTYGSGELFHFVGSYKDTFGKYISFSFLVGISVISYNFIKTKLTPSNLQWNLLVVFPVFLVVGAHSILWWKGMQGSAGLLRILATIAPLVALVAVFALNKIESLLPIKTLSKPFSFLLLIVGSYTAYLTVQNHFVDDRMISSEKVLLEAAEWYKNEHKGVKIYYMPPYFAYQAGIDPFGKDTNMEMFKMFKDKKNPSNNVEFGELILWDGQFSEIEGKISLTTMYNDPSLSHVKTFKPEKSFKVYGINYEVQVFKKVKNKLQQEVNKIIERIKNNKEWFDKVKVEAENRGVSIEEMLKRSAIHVIKNRK
- a CDS encoding CotH kinase family protein → MLKKLVYIVIFLALALTIAAQFAYKDVWIYAVSKDKLWSYAIVDSALKNTPDFLSKISWVNPSSIEEIELDESKNNKNILFKTNLSVENISSIKHILLEYNNKYSISLYLNNNLSYKASRHLITSETDLLTGSKNTLKIYENWSRAKRFINLEKVSTFLRNGENTIILLVENVNDLKHFSPSKISISFLEEKLLPEEENINHFRENSSSIFSSSTLPVFKINTNNKAIPDEPKIESLLNVFDNKNENKITDEPISYQIKIERRGFSSQNFAKKSYGFSVLDDGIPRATPLLGLPAAKKWVLYGPYADKSLIRNALTYSLYNDMGHYSVKTAFIELIINDNYQGVYVLTEKINIGPNHLNIPELKIENNGITSGGYLLEVDRNKWSAIFPSSNDTSHLPLYYTLECPKTKKTDSSTQELIKRQFNIFEKNLYQESEDMLTNVDINSFVDHFIISEFTKNIDAYRLSTYIYNPDINAKTPIFYMGPIWDYNFAYGLTNYNDGFNPESFVYNSASYVPFWWEKLMANNTFNDALKNRYFQLRKTTLSNEYIHAKIDSFYNICKTPAQNNFKKWTVLNSKDFWPNHYLGKTYEDEIDYLKSWINKRLLFLDIEILDKKNKSPLYFEVQIINKPTWMNEIRKKAKERGVSESELVTLEAKKMSKN